One genomic segment of Sminthopsis crassicaudata isolate SCR6 chromosome 2, ASM4859323v1, whole genome shotgun sequence includes these proteins:
- the NKX2-2 gene encoding LOW QUALITY PROTEIN: homeobox protein Nkx-2.2 (The sequence of the model RefSeq protein was modified relative to this genomic sequence to represent the inferred CDS: deleted 2 bases in 1 codon) codes for MSLTNTKTGFWVKDILDLPDTNDEDGSVAEGAEEESEGSEPTKRSGVLGPSALEAVQTLPLKNPFYDNSDNPYTRWLASTESIQYSLHGLAAGAPPQDSSAKSPEPSADESPDNDKETPGGGGEAGKKRKRRVLFSKAQTYELERRFRQQRYLSAPEREHLASLIRLTPTQVKIWFQNHRYKMKRARAEKGMEVTPLPSPRRVAVPVLVRDGKPCHTLKAQDLAAATFQAGIPFSAYSAQSLQHMQYNAQYSSASTPQYPTAHHLVQAQQWTW; via the exons ATGTCGCTGACCAACACAAAGACGGGCTTTTGGGTCAAGGATATCTTAGACCTGCCTGACACCAATGATGAGGACGGATCGGTGGCAGAGGGGGCAGAGGAAGAGAGCGAGGGGTCGGAACCTACCAAGAGAAGCGGGGTGTTGGGACCAAGCGCACTGGAAGCAGTACAAACCCTGCCCCTGAAAAATCCTTTCTACGACAACAGCGACAACCCCTATACCCGCTGGCTGGCCAGTACC GAGAGCATCCAATATTCCT TGCACGGGCTGGCGGCTGGGGCGCCCCCTCAGGACTCCAGCGCTAAATCCCCGGAGCCCTCGGCCGACGAGTCGCCCGACAACGACAAGGAGACCCCGGGCGGCGGGGGGGAAGCGGGCAAAAAGCGGAAGAGGAGGGTGCTCTTCTCCAAGGCGCAGACCTACGAGCTGGAGAGGCGCTTTCGGCAGCAGCGCTACCTGTCGGCTCCCGAACGCGAGCACCTGGCTAGCCTCATCCGTCTAACTCCCACGCAGGTGAAGATTTGGTTCCAGAACCATCGCTACAAGATGAAACGGGCACGGGCTGAGAAAGGTATGGAGGTGACCCCCCTGCCCTCCCCACGCCGGGTGGCCGTGCCCGTCTTAGTCAGGGACGGCAAACCCTGCCACACGCTCAAAGCTCAGGACTTGGCCGCAGCCACCTTCCAGGCCGGCATCCCCTTCTCCGCCTACAGCGCCCAGTCGCTACAGCATATGCAATATAACGCCCAGTACAGCTCCGCCAGCACCCCCCAGTACCCGACAGCGCACCATTTGGTGCAAGCTCAGCAGTGGACTTGGTGA